From the genome of Longispora fulva:
GGCAGATCCTGGATCCGGAGACCGGCTGGGGCCCGATGTGGGCCCAGTTCCACGGCGAGCCGGCCCCGGAGGCCTGACCCGCCGCCGGCGCGGGGCGGCGCGAACGAACAGCGCGCCCCTGAAACCAACCGCCGGCTGGTCGGGCCCCGCGGGTGGCACGCCCGGCGGCCGGGGACTCGTCACTCCCAGCCGGCCGACCGGATCAGCCCGGGAAGAATCCCGGCACGGTGACCGCGCGCCCGGCCGCCAGCGCCTCGGCGAGAACGACGCTGCCCACCGCGATGTCGAGCACCCCGAGACCGAACGGCGAGAAGATCGTCGGCAGGCCCGGGTCGAGCGTGACGTCGCCGCGCAGGACCTGGCCGAGGGTGCCGTTGACGAACTCACGGGTACCCGTCAACTGCTCCGCGAGGTGCGGTGACGTCTGGGCCTTGAGGCAGTGGTCGACGTCGTCGACGACGTTGTTCGCCCGCAGCAGCAGCTCGGGGGCGAGGTCGCGCAGCGACACGTTGAGCACCAGTTGTCCCGGGCGCAGCGGGGTGTCGGCGGGCACGTAGGGCGTGCCGGCCGTGGTGGCGAAGACGACGAGGTCGCGGTCGAGCGCGTCGGCGAGGCTTCCGGTGCCGGCGCCGTCGAACTCGGCGGCGAGCCTCGCGGCCCGGGCCGGTTCCAGGTCGTGGCAGACCACGTCGTCGAGGGGCACGCCGACCTGGCGCAGGTACCGGCCGATGGTGCTGGCGATCACCCCGGTGCCGACGAAGCCGACGCTCCGCGGGGCCGGGGCCGTCCCGTCGGGGGGCCAGGTGCCGCCGAGGACCGCGGCGGCGATCGCCGCGGACGCCGCGGTACGGGCAGCGCTGATCCCCGCGGACTCCAGGCACGCGTAGGGCCGGCCGGTCGCGTAGTCGTTGAGGATCAGCACGGCCGAGGCGCGCGGGATCCCCCGGTCGTGGTTGCCGGGGAAGCTGCTGATCCACTTGATGCCGGCGGTGTCCACCGAGCCGCCCAGGTAGGCGGGCAGGGCGATGATCCGGCTGTCGGGCTTGTCGGGGAACCGGAGGAAATAGCTGTCCGGGTTGATGCTGTGGCCGGCGTCGTGCAGGAGGTAGGTCTCCGCCACGATGTCGACGACCCGGCCCTGCGCCGCGGCGAGGATGTCGTCGGCCACGACCCCCGGCACGACATGGAACTCAGACAATGGCCCACCTTTCACGAGGTTCGACGTGCGCGCCCGGGTAGCGTTCGGCCACCCAGGAGTCGGAGTAGACGGAGTCGAGGTAGCGTTCGCCCAGGTCGGGTGACACCGCGACGACGGTGGTCCCCTCCGCGAGGGTGGCGGCGATCCGCAGCACCCCGGCCAGCACCGTCCCGGTCGAGCCGCCGACCAGCAGGCCGTACCGCCGCGCGACGAGCCGGCACATCCCGATCGACTCAGGCTCGGGCACCACGACCTTCTCGAACTCTCC
Proteins encoded in this window:
- the sbnB gene encoding 2,3-diaminopropionate biosynthesis protein SbnB is translated as MSEFHVVPGVVADDILAAAQGRVVDIVAETYLLHDAGHSINPDSYFLRFPDKPDSRIIALPAYLGGSVDTAGIKWISSFPGNHDRGIPRASAVLILNDYATGRPYACLESAGISAARTAASAAIAAAVLGGTWPPDGTAPAPRSVGFVGTGVIASTIGRYLRQVGVPLDDVVCHDLEPARAARLAAEFDGAGTGSLADALDRDLVVFATTAGTPYVPADTPLRPGQLVLNVSLRDLAPELLLRANNVVDDVDHCLKAQTSPHLAEQLTGTREFVNGTLGQVLRGDVTLDPGLPTIFSPFGLGVLDIAVGSVVLAEALAAGRAVTVPGFFPG